From the genome of Streptomyces sp. NBC_01317, one region includes:
- a CDS encoding glycoside hydrolase family 71/99-like protein codes for MSVSRRSVIASALAASASVGGVLAAQRGAVAAEAAPLAPAASPPGDVVGKITVGYQGWFACIGDGAPINSWWHWSRNAGQPPSPSNTTIKSWPDMREYSRTYRTAYANTNEGQPATLFSSYDQQTVDTHFRWMRENNIDTAALQRFNPFGGEGPTRDVMAQRVRQSAEANGRKFYIMYDVTGWTNMQSEIKQDWTNKMKAHTASSAYAVQNGKPVVCIWGFGFNDDGRPFAPGPCKDVVDWFKAQGCYVIGGVPTHWRSGNEDSRPGFADVYHAFNMLSPWMVGRIGNVSDTDRFFTSVNTPDQADCNAHGIDYQPCVLPGDLQERQRAHGDFMWRQFYNMVRVGAQGIYISMYDEFNEGNQIAKTAETGGQVPAGSGIYALDEDGTGCSSDYYLRLTGDGGRMLKKQIALTANRPTQPRV; via the coding sequence GTGAGCGTTTCACGACGATCGGTCATCGCGTCCGCGCTGGCCGCATCCGCTTCCGTGGGCGGCGTTCTCGCTGCCCAGCGGGGTGCCGTGGCGGCCGAGGCCGCCCCCCTCGCACCCGCCGCGAGTCCCCCCGGCGACGTCGTCGGGAAAATCACCGTCGGCTATCAGGGATGGTTCGCCTGCATCGGCGACGGCGCCCCCATCAACAGCTGGTGGCACTGGAGCAGGAATGCCGGCCAGCCCCCGTCGCCGAGCAATACCACCATCAAGTCGTGGCCGGACATGCGGGAGTACAGCCGCACCTACCGCACCGCTTACGCGAACACCAACGAGGGGCAGCCCGCGACGCTCTTCTCGTCGTACGACCAGCAGACCGTCGACACCCACTTCCGGTGGATGCGGGAGAACAACATCGACACCGCGGCGCTCCAGCGGTTCAACCCGTTCGGCGGCGAGGGTCCCACGCGCGACGTGATGGCGCAGCGGGTACGGCAGTCGGCGGAGGCCAACGGCCGGAAGTTCTACATCATGTACGACGTCACCGGCTGGACGAACATGCAGTCGGAGATCAAGCAGGACTGGACGAACAAGATGAAGGCGCATACCGCGTCCAGCGCCTACGCCGTCCAGAACGGCAAGCCCGTCGTCTGCATCTGGGGCTTCGGGTTCAACGACGACGGACGCCCGTTCGCTCCGGGTCCGTGCAAGGACGTCGTCGACTGGTTCAAGGCGCAGGGCTGTTACGTGATCGGCGGCGTGCCCACCCACTGGCGCAGCGGGAACGAGGACTCGCGGCCCGGATTCGCCGACGTGTACCACGCCTTCAACATGCTCTCGCCCTGGATGGTCGGCCGTATCGGCAACGTGAGCGACACCGACCGCTTCTTCACCTCCGTCAACACGCCCGACCAGGCCGACTGCAACGCGCACGGCATCGACTACCAGCCCTGCGTCCTCCCCGGCGACCTCCAGGAACGCCAGCGCGCGCACGGCGACTTCATGTGGCGGCAGTTCTACAACATGGTCCGCGTCGGCGCCCAGGGGATCTACATCTCCATGTACGACGAGTTCAACGAGGGCAACCAGATCGCCAAGACCGCGGAGACCGGCGGACAGGTGCCGGCCGGGTCGGGGATCTACGCGCTCGACGAGGACGGCACGGGCTGCTCGTCCGACTACTACCTCCGGCTGACCGGTGACGGCGGCCGGATGCTGAAGAAGCAGATCGCGCTGACGGCCAACCGGCCGACACAGCCGCGCGTCTGA
- a CDS encoding ROK family protein — MPDARPAERTAGGPADRAAGPLSAEHRAVLRRWEAAGGPLATRASVVLLAADGLRDAEISRRLGVSRQTVGNWRQRWTSAGIDGLEQRPRTGRPATVDEAEVVTRTLLAPGGSGASRAVARELGLSHATVAGIRRRWRLTPDEAPAPSVPTRPPLPGADVWVMGLYVDPERAVLLAGTRRGAGRRGAGPQAATGTVIGADVLAGLDRALDAVLAAAPGPGADGASAGPGPGTEPPRPGTGGASAALRADLAGYLAEASRSHPDLLLHAITLWEPSDGPVQEPPERTLTLHQIPARSTWRTFLRAMIALDSTSHPESSRRVYLDLAAELKRYAATRSERPCAAVRWLRENVAGHLRAERAPDGPAPNLSWSGVNQIDLGSFNECVVIETVRLSGTITRGEIAHRTGLTQQSVSRIARSLLDRGILIEDAQRRATSGKPRTPVRLSGTAAHALGIHIDPEVLTAVVIDLDGAIVCTRSRPVTADTDPAEFVERVATLGRETLAEARGAVREDGFLGIGVAVPGPVDIASGTVLGPPLMSAWGDLPLLYLLKDHFPCPVLMEKDSTAAAAGERWIGRDRRARDFAYLYLGTGVGTGLYLNGDLYRGISSNAGEFGQLCAIALGRVDKDGRPEMVPECNPPVSVPDLALRGGMRGPAGGSAPGAGGADSGSTAAYLAVGEAAAAGDPAAAAAVREVAQAVGRGALGLVDLLDIDLIVLGGPFFTADVADFYLDEITRTVNEFPTARRLRRVEVEPSVLSAEAAAVGAASTLFHATFTPRLRGERRPPGASGGLRA; from the coding sequence GTGCCTGACGCGCGTCCGGCCGAGAGGACGGCCGGTGGTCCGGCCGACCGGGCGGCCGGTCCCCTGTCGGCCGAGCACCGGGCCGTCCTGCGGCGCTGGGAGGCGGCGGGCGGGCCCCTGGCCACCCGCGCGAGTGTGGTCCTGCTGGCCGCCGACGGGCTGCGGGACGCCGAGATCTCGCGGCGGCTCGGGGTGTCCCGGCAGACCGTGGGCAACTGGCGGCAGCGGTGGACGAGCGCGGGCATCGACGGCCTGGAGCAGCGGCCCCGCACCGGCAGGCCGGCGACGGTGGACGAGGCCGAGGTGGTCACCCGTACGCTGCTGGCGCCCGGCGGCAGCGGCGCGTCCCGCGCCGTGGCAAGGGAGTTGGGCCTCTCCCACGCGACGGTCGCGGGGATACGGCGGCGCTGGCGGCTGACCCCGGACGAGGCCCCGGCCCCGTCCGTACCGACCAGGCCGCCGCTGCCCGGCGCCGACGTGTGGGTGATGGGTCTGTACGTGGACCCGGAGCGGGCCGTGCTGCTGGCGGGGACCCGCCGGGGCGCCGGCCGCCGGGGCGCGGGGCCGCAGGCCGCCACGGGCACGGTGATCGGCGCCGACGTACTCGCCGGGCTCGACCGGGCGCTGGACGCCGTGCTGGCCGCAGCGCCGGGGCCCGGGGCGGACGGTGCCTCCGCCGGGCCGGGGCCCGGGACGGAGCCGCCGCGCCCCGGGACCGGCGGTGCGTCCGCCGCGCTCCGCGCCGACCTGGCCGGGTATCTCGCGGAGGCGAGCCGCAGCCATCCGGATCTGCTGCTGCACGCCATCACGCTCTGGGAGCCGTCCGACGGGCCCGTACAGGAGCCGCCGGAACGGACTCTGACGCTCCATCAGATACCCGCGCGCTCCACCTGGCGGACGTTCCTGCGCGCCATGATCGCACTGGACAGCACGAGCCACCCGGAGTCCTCGCGCCGCGTGTACCTCGATCTGGCGGCGGAGTTGAAGCGGTACGCGGCGACCCGCTCCGAACGGCCGTGCGCGGCCGTGCGGTGGCTGCGGGAGAACGTCGCCGGCCACCTGCGCGCGGAGCGGGCCCCGGACGGCCCGGCGCCGAACCTGTCGTGGAGCGGGGTCAACCAGATCGACCTCGGGTCGTTCAACGAGTGTGTGGTCATCGAGACCGTACGGCTGTCGGGCACCATCACCCGCGGGGAGATCGCCCATCGCACGGGCCTCACCCAGCAGTCGGTGTCCCGCATCGCCCGCTCGCTGCTGGACCGGGGCATCCTCATCGAGGACGCGCAGCGGCGGGCCACCTCGGGCAAGCCCCGTACGCCGGTACGGCTCTCGGGCACGGCCGCCCACGCGCTCGGCATCCACATCGACCCGGAGGTCCTGACCGCGGTGGTCATCGACCTCGACGGGGCGATCGTGTGCACCCGCAGCAGGCCGGTGACCGCCGACACCGATCCCGCGGAGTTCGTCGAACGGGTCGCCACGCTGGGCCGGGAGACGCTCGCGGAGGCACGCGGGGCGGTGCGCGAGGACGGCTTCCTCGGGATCGGCGTGGCCGTGCCGGGGCCCGTCGACATCGCGTCGGGCACGGTCCTCGGCCCGCCGCTGATGTCCGCGTGGGGCGACCTGCCGCTGCTGTACCTGCTCAAGGACCATTTCCCCTGCCCGGTCCTGATGGAGAAGGACTCCACCGCCGCGGCGGCCGGGGAGCGGTGGATCGGCCGGGACCGCAGGGCGAGGGACTTCGCGTACCTCTATCTCGGTACGGGGGTGGGCACCGGGCTGTATCTCAACGGTGACCTCTACCGGGGGATCAGCTCCAACGCCGGGGAGTTCGGGCAGTTGTGCGCCATCGCGCTGGGGCGGGTGGACAAGGACGGCCGGCCGGAGATGGTGCCGGAGTGCAACCCGCCGGTGTCCGTGCCCGATCTGGCGCTGCGGGGCGGGATGCGGGGTCCGGCGGGGGGCTCCGCCCCCGGGGCCGGGGGCGCCGACTCCGGCAGTACGGCCGCCTACCTGGCCGTGGGCGAGGCCGCGGCGGCCGGTGATCCGGCGGCCGCTGCCGCCGTACGGGAGGTGGCCCAGGCGGTGGGACGCGGGGCCCTCGGTCTGGTCGACCTGCTGGACATCGATCTGATCGTGCTCGGCGGCCCGTTCTTCACGGCCGACGTCGCCGACTTCTACCTGGACGAGATCACCCGTACCGTCAACGAGTTCCCGACCGCCAGGCGGCTGCGGCGGGTCGAGGTCGAGCCGTCCGTGCTGAGCGCGGAGGCGGCGGCTGTGGGCGCCGCGTCGACGCTCTTCCATGCCACGTTCACCCCGCGCCTGCGGGGAGAACGCAGGCCGCCGGGTGCGTCCGGCGGCCTGCGCGCTTGA
- a CDS encoding alpha-mannosidase codes for MHDRRKSGEARIAHFLADRLRPALYTGRLPMDVGAWHIPGEPVPVEVALRAEYAPFVVGDSWGGPWSTTWFRLRADVPERWAGLRVEAVLDLGSAEGLVHDELGTPLQGVHARNRSVLLSAAASGGEPVHLLVEAAANPPIDAASGTGTRYGDPLTVGDEPLHRLVRADLAVRDEDIWQLIHDIDVLDGLMRALPPGLPRRHALLRALEDAVDAVDPRDIPGTAARARAVLAPVLARRAYDSAHTVAAVGHVPPPEARLWPTRESVRRSARAFSSMTALAEEYPELTFAASSAQRYAWMRDHHPHVFERVRKAVADGNWVPVGGMWVEPDGSLPGGEALVRQFVHGRRFYREELGADTDGVWLPGSLGMSAAFPQVAALAGARWFLSRQLPDEDTSAVPHHTFWWEGIDGTRLFSHFPPAGGNVAEPAGGEHGGGEHGGEHGAALTGGELADAVEAFADKGGGTRSLMPFGDADGGPTREMLERARRLADLEGSPRVEMAAPSHFFRDALDEYPDAPVWRGELDLAERQGTYTSQARTKRGNRRSESLLREAELWSATAAVRDRIPYPYDELESLWRKVLLHQSHDVLPGTSIAWAHQEAEQTYREVHRRLEHLIRRAVGAPDAVSVSEVSVFNAGPLPRREIVVLDGDRPADGGQLLSDGRIAVLAEAPALGQGPAGLPQGDVVPVTVAPAEGGGHTLDNGLLRVHIDAEGLVRSALDLTTGREAIAPGAAGNLLQLHRDDPARWSARNLDPRPRAGCRDLDGADSVEVTEHGPLLAAVRVVRSTGRSTVGQELSLSAGSRVLTLDTEVDWRERDTLLKASWPLDVHAEHSRGEIQFGHVERPTHDNTARDAARYEIWAHRWIHVGEHGWGVALAGDSTYGYDVSRATRADAGTTTTVRLSLLRAAHSPDPHADRGPQRFRHTLRPGADVGDAIAEGYALNLPLRPGPAGRGASPLVGVDSPDVVVEAVKLADDRSGDVVVRLYEARGGRARTTLTAAFPVAAVHETDLLEDTLTVRQHRDGAVTLTLRPFQILTLRLVRGDGRRTGDTGA; via the coding sequence ATGCATGACCGCAGGAAGTCCGGTGAGGCGCGAATAGCCCATTTTCTCGCCGACCGTTTGCGTCCCGCGCTGTATACCGGCCGGCTCCCCATGGACGTGGGCGCCTGGCACATCCCGGGTGAGCCGGTCCCTGTCGAGGTCGCCCTGCGCGCGGAGTACGCGCCGTTCGTCGTCGGCGATTCCTGGGGCGGGCCGTGGTCCACCACGTGGTTCCGGCTCCGCGCGGACGTCCCGGAACGCTGGGCGGGCCTGCGGGTCGAGGCGGTCCTCGACCTGGGGTCCGCCGAGGGCCTCGTCCACGACGAACTGGGCACGCCCCTCCAGGGGGTGCACGCCCGCAACCGCTCCGTCCTGCTCTCCGCCGCCGCGAGCGGCGGCGAGCCCGTCCATCTCCTGGTCGAGGCCGCCGCCAACCCGCCGATCGACGCGGCGTCGGGCACCGGCACGCGCTACGGCGACCCGCTGACGGTCGGCGACGAACCGCTCCACCGGCTGGTGCGCGCCGATCTCGCGGTCCGCGACGAGGACATCTGGCAGCTCATCCATGACATCGATGTCCTGGACGGGCTCATGCGCGCGCTCCCTCCCGGACTGCCGCGCCGCCACGCCCTCCTGCGGGCCCTGGAGGACGCCGTGGACGCGGTGGACCCCCGGGACATCCCCGGGACCGCCGCGCGGGCCCGCGCGGTCCTCGCCCCCGTCCTCGCCCGCCGCGCGTACGACTCCGCGCACACCGTCGCCGCCGTGGGCCACGTCCCTCCGCCGGAGGCCCGGCTGTGGCCGACGCGGGAGAGCGTCCGCAGGAGCGCCCGCGCCTTCAGCAGCATGACGGCGCTGGCCGAGGAGTATCCGGAGCTGACCTTCGCGGCCTCCTCCGCGCAGCGGTACGCCTGGATGAGGGACCACCACCCGCACGTCTTCGAGCGGGTGCGCAAGGCCGTCGCCGACGGCAACTGGGTGCCGGTCGGCGGGATGTGGGTGGAACCGGACGGAAGCCTGCCCGGCGGAGAGGCGCTGGTACGGCAGTTCGTCCACGGCCGCCGCTTCTACAGGGAGGAGCTGGGCGCCGACACCGACGGCGTCTGGCTGCCGGGTTCCCTCGGAATGAGCGCCGCCTTCCCGCAGGTGGCCGCGCTCGCCGGGGCCCGCTGGTTCCTCTCCCGCCAGCTCCCCGACGAGGACACCAGCGCCGTGCCCCACCACACGTTCTGGTGGGAGGGGATCGACGGCACGCGGCTGTTCAGCCACTTCCCGCCCGCCGGCGGGAACGTCGCGGAGCCGGCCGGGGGCGAGCACGGCGGGGGCGAGCACGGCGGGGAGCACGGCGCGGCGCTGACCGGGGGCGAACTGGCCGACGCGGTCGAGGCGTTCGCCGACAAGGGCGGCGGCACCCGCTCGCTGATGCCCTTCGGCGACGCCGACGGCGGGCCGACCCGCGAGATGCTGGAGCGCGCCCGCAGACTGGCCGACCTCGAAGGCTCCCCCCGCGTCGAGATGGCCGCCCCGTCGCACTTCTTCCGTGACGCGCTGGACGAGTACCCGGACGCGCCGGTGTGGCGCGGCGAGCTGGACCTGGCGGAGCGCCAGGGCACGTACACCAGCCAGGCCCGCACCAAGCGCGGCAACCGCCGGAGCGAATCCCTGCTGCGCGAGGCCGAGTTGTGGTCGGCGACGGCCGCCGTGCGGGACCGCATCCCGTATCCGTACGACGAGCTCGAATCGCTCTGGAGGAAGGTCCTGCTGCACCAGTCCCACGACGTCCTGCCGGGGACGTCGATCGCCTGGGCACACCAGGAGGCGGAGCAGACGTACCGCGAGGTCCACCGCAGGCTGGAGCATCTGATCCGGCGGGCCGTGGGCGCGCCTGACGCCGTCTCCGTGTCCGAGGTCTCCGTCTTCAACGCGGGTCCGCTCCCCCGCCGCGAGATCGTCGTCCTGGACGGCGACCGGCCCGCGGACGGCGGCCAGTTGCTGTCGGACGGGCGGATCGCCGTCCTCGCCGAGGCCCCCGCGCTCGGCCAGGGCCCGGCCGGGCTGCCGCAGGGGGACGTCGTGCCCGTGACGGTCGCCCCCGCCGAGGGCGGCGGCCACACGCTCGACAACGGCCTGCTGCGGGTCCACATCGACGCGGAAGGGCTGGTCCGCTCCGCGCTGGACCTGACCACCGGCCGCGAGGCCATCGCCCCCGGGGCCGCGGGCAACCTCCTCCAACTGCACCGCGACGACCCGGCGCGCTGGAGCGCCCGGAACCTGGACCCCCGGCCCCGCGCGGGCTGCCGTGACCTCGACGGGGCGGACTCGGTGGAGGTCACCGAGCACGGCCCCCTGCTGGCGGCGGTCAGGGTCGTGCGGTCCACCGGCCGGTCCACCGTGGGGCAGGAGCTGTCCCTGAGCGCCGGGAGCCGGGTCCTCACGCTGGACACCGAAGTCGACTGGCGGGAGCGGGACACCCTCCTCAAGGCGTCCTGGCCGCTGGACGTGCACGCCGAACACAGCAGGGGCGAGATCCAGTTCGGTCATGTCGAGCGCCCCACGCACGACAACACCGCGCGGGACGCGGCCCGTTACGAGATCTGGGCGCACCGCTGGATTCATGTCGGCGAGCACGGCTGGGGGGTGGCGCTGGCCGGGGACTCCACGTACGGGTACGACGTGTCGCGCGCGACCCGCGCGGACGCCGGGACGACCACGACCGTACGGCTCTCCCTGCTGCGCGCCGCCCACAGCCCCGACCCGCACGCGGACCGCGGTCCGCAGCGCTTCCGGCACACCCTGCGCCCCGGCGCGGACGTCGGCGACGCGATCGCCGAGGGGTACGCGCTCAACCTGCCGCTGCGCCCGGGGCCGGCCGGGCGGGGCGCGTCCCCGCTGGTCGGCGTGGACAGCCCCGACGTGGTGGTGGAGGCGGTCAAGCTCGCGGACGACCGCTCGGGTGACGTGGTCGTCCGGCTCTACGAGGCGCGCGGCGGCCGGGCCCGAACGACCCTCACCGCGGCCTTCCCCGTCGCGGCGGTGCACGAGACCGATCTGCTGGAGGACACTCTGACTGTCCGTCAACACCGGGACGGGGCGGTCACGCTGACCCTGCGGCCGTTCCAGATCCTCACCCTGCGGCTGGTACGCGGGGACGGCCGGCGGACGGGGGACACCGGTGCCTGA
- a CDS encoding Gfo/Idh/MocA family protein — translation MGEPLRIGMVGAGKISGAYLDTLERLENVRLTAVTDLDASRAKAVAARVPGVEVAGSVAELVVRSDVDAVLNLTVPAVHAEVARVALAVGKHVYGEKPLTATREEAGALLASAAADGLRIGCAPDTVLGTGVQTSRKAVDDGLIGRPVAATAFMTTAGHERWHPDPEFYYRPGGGPLLDMGPYYLTALVHLLGPVVRVTGAASRPRAEREIGSGPRAGERFAVEVDTHVTGILEHAGGALTTLVMSFDIHAARLPRIEVHGTEGSLSVPDPNGFDGPVGLHPANGAWQTLPVSAGRVGAGRGEGLSDLADAIATGRPHRASAEVARHVLDVMLTLLDSARAGASLPVESTCTRPDPVALRP, via the coding sequence GTGGGCGAGCCGCTGAGGATCGGCATGGTCGGCGCGGGCAAGATCAGCGGCGCCTATCTGGACACCCTGGAGCGGCTGGAGAACGTCCGGCTCACCGCCGTGACCGACCTCGACGCGAGCCGCGCCAAGGCCGTGGCCGCGCGGGTGCCGGGCGTGGAGGTGGCGGGTTCGGTCGCGGAGCTGGTCGTACGGTCCGACGTGGACGCGGTCCTGAACCTGACCGTCCCCGCCGTGCACGCCGAGGTGGCGCGGGTCGCGCTCGCCGTCGGCAAGCACGTGTACGGCGAGAAGCCGCTCACCGCCACCCGCGAGGAGGCCGGCGCGCTACTGGCCTCGGCGGCGGCCGACGGGCTGCGGATCGGCTGCGCGCCGGACACCGTCCTCGGCACGGGCGTCCAGACCTCGCGCAAGGCGGTGGACGACGGGCTGATCGGCCGGCCGGTCGCCGCGACCGCCTTCATGACCACGGCGGGGCACGAACGGTGGCATCCCGACCCGGAGTTCTACTACCGCCCCGGCGGCGGCCCGCTGCTCGACATGGGGCCGTACTACCTCACCGCGCTCGTCCACCTGCTCGGTCCTGTCGTACGGGTCACCGGCGCGGCGTCCCGGCCGCGCGCCGAGCGGGAGATCGGGAGCGGGCCCCGGGCGGGCGAGCGGTTCGCCGTGGAGGTGGACACCCATGTCACCGGGATTCTGGAACACGCGGGCGGCGCGCTCACCACACTCGTCATGAGCTTCGACATCCACGCCGCGCGGCTGCCGCGCATCGAGGTGCACGGCACGGAGGGCTCCCTGTCCGTCCCCGACCCCAACGGTTTCGACGGACCCGTCGGCCTGCATCCCGCGAACGGCGCGTGGCAGACGCTCCCGGTGTCGGCGGGCCGGGTCGGAGCGGGGCGCGGGGAGGGGCTGTCCGACCTGGCCGACGCGATCGCGACGGGCCGGCCGCACCGGGCGTCGGCCGAGGTGGCCCGCCATGTCCTGGACGTGATGCTGACACTGCTCGACTCCGCGCGGGCGGGCGCCTCGCTCCCGGTGGAATCGACCTGTACGCGGCCCGATCCCGTGGCGCTGCGCCCGTAG
- a CDS encoding ThuA domain-containing protein, which yields MTHQASEARRALVVRGGWEGHDPVTITDLFLPFLRERGFDVRVADSLDVYADSELLAATDLVVQCWTMGDLTREQSAGLATAVRAGTGLAGWHGGIVDSFRGDVGYTLLTGGQFLMHPPGFSDHTVTLAKDRPDHPVIAGLGDFRVHTEKYWLATDPDIDVLATTVFEAAEDRPRAVTMPAVWTRTAGAGRVFVSTIGHKADDFDVPEVRTLTERGLLWASR from the coding sequence GTGACACACCAGGCATCCGAGGCCAGGAGGGCCCTGGTGGTCCGGGGCGGCTGGGAAGGGCACGACCCCGTGACGATCACGGATCTCTTCCTGCCCTTCCTGCGGGAGCGCGGGTTCGACGTCAGGGTCGCCGACTCCCTGGACGTCTACGCGGACTCCGAACTCCTCGCCGCCACCGACCTGGTGGTGCAGTGCTGGACGATGGGCGACCTGACGCGCGAGCAGAGCGCGGGGCTGGCCACGGCCGTCCGCGCCGGGACGGGGCTGGCGGGCTGGCACGGCGGGATCGTGGACTCCTTCCGCGGCGACGTCGGCTACACCCTGCTGACGGGAGGTCAGTTCCTCATGCACCCGCCCGGGTTCTCCGACCACACCGTCACCCTCGCCAAGGACCGCCCGGACCATCCGGTCATCGCCGGACTCGGCGACTTCCGGGTCCACACGGAGAAGTACTGGCTTGCCACCGACCCGGACATCGACGTCCTGGCGACCACCGTCTTCGAAGCGGCGGAGGACCGGCCGCGCGCCGTCACCATGCCCGCCGTCTGGACCAGGACCGCGGGCGCCGGGCGGGTGTTCGTCTCCACCATCGGCCACAAGGCGGACGACTTCGACGTACCGGAAGTACGCACACTCACCGAGAGGGGTCTGCTGTGGGCGAGCCGCTGA
- a CDS encoding enolase C-terminal domain-like protein, translating into MAQPDARSEVLAPAPWVEERGAKIRITAVRTFLTAPHGCPHLIVRVETNEPGLYGLGCASDPQRTLAVRSVLDDYLAPMLTGRDPDDIDDIHRLLLNSAYWRGGSLTGNALGGIDVALWDLKAKRLGAPLYSLFGGRVRAFAEAYTHVDGADAAEIADLVTAARERGYRHVRIQAAVPGSDTYGTKAGGAADTRALRTRSVPWDSAAYVRTVPGVLTGVRERVGDGVELLHDVHERLDPRQARDFLRRVEDAGLYFVEDLLAPEDASHFAGLRANSSVPLAVGELFSDVGQFLPLLEGPAIDFARIRVPTLGGLTPARKLAAYCELRGVRLAPHGPADVSPVAQAATLALDISSHAFGVQEAAVFKPPVHEVFPGTITARDGGLVPYETPGHGVDFDEAAARRYPVPEPLEHDRWALLRNTDGSVQRP; encoded by the coding sequence ATGGCTCAGCCTGATGCCCGCTCCGAGGTCCTCGCTCCCGCTCCCTGGGTCGAGGAACGCGGCGCCAAGATCCGCATCACGGCCGTACGTACGTTCCTGACGGCCCCGCACGGCTGTCCCCACCTCATCGTCCGCGTCGAGACCAACGAACCGGGGCTGTACGGCCTGGGCTGTGCGAGCGACCCGCAGCGCACCCTCGCCGTGCGATCCGTCCTCGACGACTATCTGGCCCCGATGCTCACCGGACGCGACCCCGACGACATCGACGACATCCACCGCCTGCTGCTCAACAGCGCCTACTGGCGCGGCGGTTCCCTCACCGGGAACGCGCTGGGCGGCATCGACGTCGCCCTCTGGGACCTCAAGGCCAAACGGCTCGGGGCCCCGCTGTACTCGCTGTTCGGCGGCCGGGTGCGGGCGTTCGCCGAGGCCTACACCCATGTGGACGGCGCCGACGCCGCCGAGATCGCGGACCTGGTCACGGCCGCCCGCGAACGCGGCTACCGCCATGTCCGGATCCAGGCGGCGGTCCCCGGCTCCGACACGTACGGCACGAAGGCGGGCGGCGCCGCCGACACCCGGGCGCTGCGCACCCGTTCGGTGCCGTGGGACTCCGCCGCGTACGTACGGACCGTGCCCGGCGTCCTCACCGGGGTGCGGGAGCGTGTCGGGGACGGGGTGGAGCTGCTGCACGACGTGCACGAGCGGCTCGACCCCCGCCAGGCCCGGGACTTCCTGCGCCGCGTCGAGGACGCGGGGCTGTACTTCGTGGAGGATCTGCTGGCCCCGGAGGACGCGTCCCACTTCGCGGGACTGCGCGCCAACTCGTCCGTGCCTCTCGCCGTGGGTGAACTGTTCAGCGACGTCGGGCAGTTCCTGCCGCTGCTGGAGGGGCCCGCCATCGACTTCGCCCGGATCCGCGTCCCCACGCTCGGCGGACTCACCCCGGCCAGGAAGCTGGCGGCCTACTGCGAGCTGCGGGGCGTACGGCTCGCTCCGCACGGCCCCGCCGACGTGAGCCCGGTGGCCCAGGCCGCCACCCTGGCACTGGACATCAGCAGCCATGCCTTCGGCGTCCAGGAGGCGGCGGTCTTCAAGCCACCCGTCCACGAGGTGTTCCCGGGCACGATCACGGCCCGGGACGGCGGCCTCGTACCGTACGAGACACCCGGTCACGGCGTCGACTTCGACGAGGCCGCCGCGCGCCGGTACCCGGTGCCCGAGCCCCTGGAGCACGACCGCTGGGCCCTGCTGCGCAACACCGACGGGAGCGTGCAACGACCGTGA
- a CDS encoding IclR family transcriptional regulator, whose translation MAAAARGRRPEEVKSAARVLEVLELLGAEGARLSLAEMAGAMAVPKSSLHAILRTMEARHWVDLDASGTRYSLGLKALLTGTAYLEGDDVASLAGPVLDALAEETGESVHLGRLDGTDVVYLAKRESRHALRMYSAVGRRLPAHATALGKAMLSQYEASEVQMRLNWPLERLTPDTVTDPDELLGQLAEARLRGWAMDDGENSPDIRCVAVALGTAQGGGDAISCSAPKSRMDDARAEEVARAVTEAAHSLRTLLKRLGQH comes from the coding sequence GTGGCAGCAGCAGCGCGCGGGCGCAGGCCCGAAGAGGTCAAGTCCGCCGCTCGGGTGCTTGAGGTGCTCGAACTACTCGGCGCGGAGGGCGCCCGGCTCTCGCTGGCCGAGATGGCCGGGGCGATGGCCGTGCCCAAGAGCAGCCTGCACGCGATCCTGCGCACGATGGAGGCACGCCACTGGGTGGATCTGGACGCGTCGGGGACCCGCTACAGCCTGGGCCTCAAGGCCCTGCTGACGGGGACCGCCTATCTGGAGGGCGACGACGTGGCGAGCCTCGCGGGGCCGGTGCTCGACGCCCTCGCGGAGGAGACGGGAGAGTCCGTACACCTGGGCAGGCTGGACGGGACGGACGTCGTCTACCTGGCCAAACGCGAGTCGCGGCACGCGCTGCGGATGTATTCGGCGGTGGGGCGCCGGCTGCCGGCGCACGCCACGGCGCTGGGCAAGGCGATGCTCTCCCAGTACGAGGCGTCGGAGGTGCAGATGCGGCTGAACTGGCCGCTGGAGCGGCTGACCCCGGACACCGTCACCGACCCGGACGAGCTGCTGGGGCAGCTGGCGGAGGCCCGGCTGCGGGGGTGGGCGATGGACGACGGCGAGAACTCGCCGGACATCCGGTGCGTGGCGGTGGCGCTCGGCACCGCCCAGGGCGGCGGCGACGCGATCAGCTGCTCGGCGCCGAAGAGCCGGATGGACGACGCCCGCGCGGAGGAGGTGGCCAGGGCCGTGACGGAGGCCGCGCACTCGCTGCGGACCCTCCTCAAACGGCTCGGTCAGCACTGA